A DNA window from Lutra lutra chromosome 8, mLutLut1.2, whole genome shotgun sequence contains the following coding sequences:
- the LOC125107889 gene encoding uncharacterized protein LOC125107889 isoform X3, producing the protein MGVGKKRRVFSLSFRPTVSAVTTTTPARPLPTWPLWTRKFPDRAAPDEASPQTMLLLTRPLTEEASRLGSRSGNEAAPRNDAAPARPLGEAVAWGSRAAGGSHGSDSSDGSDSSDSSDSKESENKLYMMLKQRNPKLSRMGYHGSEVSLISSHGMGSVDAGGLFMLKKCKTLEVIHQTPYLKFEDWGEAAPNKSTKAQSQRVLWTQRLCSRELCDGAGESAADRRPRPTAQAN; encoded by the exons gtgacGACAACGACCCCGGCAAGGCCGCTCCCAACGTGGCCGCTCTGGACGAGGAAGTTCCCTGACAGGGCTGCTCCAGACGAAGCCTCTCCCCAGACGATGCTGCTCCTGACTAGGCCACTCACCGAGGAGGCCTCACGTCTAGGAAGCCGCTCCGGGAATGAAGCTGCTCCCCGGAATGACGCTGCTCCCGCAAGGCCGCTTGGCGAGGCCGTGGCTTGGGGCAGCAGGGCCGCTGGCGGCTCTCacggctctgacagctctgatgGCTCTGACAGCTCGGACAGCTCTGACAGTAAGGAGTCTGAAAATAAGTTATATATGATGTTAAAGCAGAGAAACCCAAAGCTGAGCAGGATGGG ATATCATGGATCAGAAGTTTCCCTGATATCCTCGCATGGTATGGGCTCAGTTGATGCTGGTGGTCTCTTCATGCTCAAGAAATGCAAAACACTGGAAG TTATACACCAGACACCTTACCTGAAATTTGAAGACTGGGGCGAGGCTGCTCCAAACAAGAGTACCAAAGCTCAGAGCCAGAGAGTTCTCTGGACGCAGAGGCTTTGCAGTAGAGAACTGTGTGATGGGGCAGGAGAGTCAGCTGCGGACCGACGCCCCCGGCCCACAGCCCAGGCTAACTAG
- the LOC125107889 gene encoding uncharacterized protein LOC125107889 isoform X7 codes for MGVGKKRRVFSLSFRPTVSAVTTTTPARPLPTWPLWTRKFPDRAAPDEASPQTMLLLTRPLTEEASRLGSRSGNEAAPRNDAAPARPLGEAVAWGSRAAGGSHGSDSSDGSDSSDSSDSKESENKLYMMLKQRNPKLSRMGYHGSEVSLISSHGMGSVDAGGLFMLKKCKTLEDGDTEAPSRHMMWLHGLCGSTIM; via the exons gtgacGACAACGACCCCGGCAAGGCCGCTCCCAACGTGGCCGCTCTGGACGAGGAAGTTCCCTGACAGGGCTGCTCCAGACGAAGCCTCTCCCCAGACGATGCTGCTCCTGACTAGGCCACTCACCGAGGAGGCCTCACGTCTAGGAAGCCGCTCCGGGAATGAAGCTGCTCCCCGGAATGACGCTGCTCCCGCAAGGCCGCTTGGCGAGGCCGTGGCTTGGGGCAGCAGGGCCGCTGGCGGCTCTCacggctctgacagctctgatgGCTCTGACAGCTCGGACAGCTCTGACAGTAAGGAGTCTGAAAATAAGTTATATATGATGTTAAAGCAGAGAAACCCAAAGCTGAGCAGGATGGG ATATCATGGATCAGAAGTTTCCCTGATATCCTCGCATGGTATGGGCTCAGTTGATGCTGGTGGTCTCTTCATGCTCAAGAAATGCAAAACACTGGAAG atggggacaccGAGGCTCCGAGTCGCCACATGATGTGGTTACATGGTCTGTGTGGCTCCACGATTATGTGA
- the LOC125107889 gene encoding uncharacterized protein LOC125107889 isoform X8: MLLLTRPLTEEASRLGSRSGNEAAPRNDAAPARPLGEAVAWGSRAAGGSHGSDSSDGSDSSDSSDSKESENKLYMMLKQRNPKLSRMGCVAVSVSSTERSTNLPKFSHLTTREPLQCTRTRPRAKTKCLTSSRGKPRRVVTMETTVKSDSEVYFRISAHASLLTIREACHLALCDAFLQTISKQRPGPSS; the protein is encoded by the exons ATGCTGCTCCTGACTAGGCCACTCACCGAGGAGGCCTCACGTCTAGGAAGCCGCTCCGGGAATGAAGCTGCTCCCCGGAATGACGCTGCTCCCGCAAGGCCGCTTGGCGAGGCCGTGGCTTGGGGCAGCAGGGCCGCTGGCGGCTCTCacggctctgacagctctgatgGCTCTGACAGCTCGGACAGCTCTGACAGTAAGGAGTCTGAAAATAAGTTATATATGATGTTAAAGCAGAGAAACCCAAAGCTGAGCAGGATGGG ATGTGTAGCAGTTTCTGTCTCATCTACAGAGAGGAGCACCAATCTACCAAAATTTTCTCATTTGACAACCAGGGAGCCACTTCAATGCACAAGGACTCGGCCACGTGCAAAGACCAAGTGCCTGACCTCCAGTCGGGGCAAACCAAGGAGGGTGGTCACTATGGAAACCACAGTTAAAAGTGATTCGGAGGTTTACTTCAGAATTTCAGCACACGCTTCCCTTCTTACTATAAGAGAAGCCTGTCATCTGGCACTATGTGACGCATTCCTTCAAACAATAAGCAAACAGAGGCCAGGGCCCAGCTCCTGA